The DNA sequence GCGGCTTTTGGGGTAAGAGCGAGCCGAGGGACGGCTTTTGCCGTGTGTTGGAAAGAAACCAGCTCCCGTGCCCTTCTGCGGCTCCCCTCTCTTCCACTGACCCCCCTGGtaccctccctccctgcttgcCACCAGGACAGATTCCTCCCTTCCAGAAATCCGAACCTCTTCCTGACtcaaaaatctgatttattcCTTTGCCATCCCTCCGGTCTCTCGTGCCCCCGTGGGGTAAAACACCCCCGTTACAGAAAACTGTACAAGTGGCATTGCCTCATTTTAACACGAGGCGCACCTAGAGGGGTACGTAAGTGACAAGGGGTACACCAAAACCTCTTGATTGTTTAATTTATCAGCCCAGGTCAATTAATAAACGCAGGACGTGCGATCGCTCGCTCTCGGAAATAACGTCCGCCCGGCACGAGACCGCAGGTACGGGGCGGGATAGCGTCGCGGGCCTCGCCCCTGAGGAGGGCCTTGTCCCGCCCCCGCGCTGCGTCTCGGCCAATCACCCCCCGCGCTTTCCCTGAGGAGCAGGAGCGCTAGCCAATGAGGAACGTGGGATGgtgagcggggcggcggggtcGGGCcggcttctccctccctgctacCCCGGGGCTCCTCAGGGCGGCCTGCAGACGGTCCCGGGCCTGGCCAcggccccgggggctgccctacggagcggcggggagcgggtgcTGGCCTTAACCCGAGTCTTGACCGCCTGGGACACCTCCCTCAGAAACGCCTCAGGCGGGCCGGGGCGTCGCTGAGGGAAATGGCGGGCGGTGGGTCCGTGGGCGCCGGGAGTGAGGGGTGACTGCGGCCGGCGCCGGTCACCGTCCCCCCCGGACCTCTCTCCCGCAGGCTtccagcagggagggaggcacCGCCGAGGGGGGCTCCCCGACGGAGGAACCAGCCCCCGCCTTCCCTGTCAGCcaagaggagaggggagagctgCGAGAGGTCTTTGAGTGGTTCTATCCTGATGGCTCGGGCCTGATCGATGTCAGTGACTTGAAGGCAAGAAGCTGTAAAAATGCAGCGTGTCGATGGGTGAAAACGAAGGGGGTGAGGTTTAGTGATGCCTCGCTCGTCCTCGTTTCCCCCCATGAAGTCCCACACAGCTGCATTGCTTCTTTCACATCCTTCTGGGCTATGGAGAAGAAAACCTGGTCAGGAATGAGGACCTCTGGTCACAGTGAGCTTGTAGGAGGTGGAAAGAAGTTCCACCACTCATCTAGAGGCCTACTACTTTCCTACCCTCGTTGCCAATCTCTTCTGTCAGGTTTTCATCAGTGCAGCAGGATAACATTAACCTGTACTGCTAGGGACTTTGTTTAGGCAGGCCTGAAAGAAGGCACGGTTGTGCAGCATACCCTTCATAACCCATTTCACATGTGGAAAATCGTATTACTGCAGTACTGCTGTTGTACTGCCGTGCCTGCAGTGGGAGTTTGTAACAGCGTGTAGAGCTTGCCATCCCTGCTGCTGATTGAACTCAGCCCAGATCACCAGGGGGTTTAGGTCCTTTTTCTGTGGTGCTGTGGAATAAAGCTCAGGAGTCTCCTACCCTGTCTTTCTTCACCGTGACCCCCATCCTCAAGAAGTTGAGGAGGAATGATATTTTGCAAGCAAAATTCTCGTAACAACCCCTGTCCTCTAACAGTCTTTACAAACACAGAGCAAATTTCCATAGCTGAACGGTGTTCAgtctgctgctcttcaggatGTGTTTGCACAGTCTGAGTAACACAGATCAGAAGCCTAGATCCCCTCAGGCTGGTAGAAATGACGCAGTTGCTTTGTGACCACAGTTGCATTTGGAACTTGAGTTACTGTAGCCAAACAGAAGTGACTGGCAGTAAACATAAATGTTGGAAATGGGGCTAATCATTTACAAGCACCTGATAAACGCTGCTGCACAGCAGTGACAGAGCGATTGGCGTTTGCCACCTATTGCTTTTGGACTGCTTGCTGTGCTAACAGACCTTGCTGCCTGAACTCCGACTCATTATGCAGCCATCAGTGGTGCAAGGTTTATGCCAACTTACTAGCCAGGTATCCTTAGGAGGGACCAAAGCCTCCCTTCTTGGCCCTTGCTGACAACTCTTGCTGCTAATTTTTCATGGCCTTGTACTACTGATGTTAGACAGCTACAGAACCTTGTTCTCTAGAGACAAAATGGTGGATGAATAGCTGTTGATGaaaagttgggggtttttcaCCATTTTCATGTACCTGCTTATTTCAAACATCTTTccctctttgtttctgtttgatTTGTACACCAAGACAttgtgctgttttctcttttggcaGATAACCGTAAGGGCTCTGGGCTGGGAATtgagggaagaggaggtggagagaatcATTTCTGAATGCAGTGAAGAAGGGTCAGGGAAGCTAACCTTTAAGTTGTTTCTGCAGGTGATGACTCAGAAAATGGTATGTGAGCCCAGCTGGTCTCAAGGAAGGAAATTCCTCTTGCCTAACTTTATGATGCAGGTAGCCGCAGTAGATTGGGTCACTCTGGTTCCCTGCAGGGGACCAACAGGAGCATTTCAGGAGTTTCGTCTGAGGTATTTTAGTTATCTACCTTCACGTGAATTGTCCTTACTCGTCTTGCCTCTTTCCGTGAACTACAGAGGGAGCAGGATGGCTAGTTCAGAGACAGCTGCATCTCAGCAGCAatctccttcccatcccagaGTGCCCTGAGCACACACAGCACCTAGGAGTCCCCAGTTCCCTTCCTTAAACCTTTCCACATGACATGTCAGTTCTGTCTTTATAGTCACAGGGCTATTTATCTTCAATTCAAGACAGCGGTGAGCAAATGTCTTACATCAGATGAACAATTCACCATCTGTAATGAAATCATTCCTCAATACCCACTGACACTGTCAGCACCTCCTGCAGGCAACAGCCGCTCAAGCTCATGCAGTGTCCGAAGAGCTGCTGTTCGACACCAGCTCTTTTGCTTCACATTCCCTAGTCCTTATTGCCTGTCTTGAGATTCCTGTGGCTCAAAAACCTCTGTATCCTCTAGTGCCTGGCTGCATGCAGGCATAGGCCATTCTCAAAGAGCACCAGCTTGCCTGGTTCTGCCTCTCCCATCCTTCTGATTCCATTGCAAGGCTTTGTGGGGTGCCTGGGAGGTGCCTGGGGCACAGCCAGCATGGTGTCAATGCGATCATAGTTGCCGGGGGGGTGTGCATGG is a window from the Buteo buteo chromosome 22, bButBut1.hap1.1, whole genome shotgun sequence genome containing:
- the LOC142043386 gene encoding uncharacterized protein LOC142043386 → MVSGAAGSGRLLPPCYPGAPQGGLQTVPGLATAPGAALRSGGERVLALTRASSREGGTAEGGSPTEEPAPAFPVSQEERGELREVFEWFYPDGSGLIDVSDLKARSCKNAACRWVKTKGITVRALGWELREEEVERIISECSEEGSGKLTFKLFLQVMTQKMAEPCLEEVIPEAFKVFDCDGTGKISFENLRAMASEVGEDITDEELQEMIDEADVDGDGDMDEQEFLRILTLTDP